Proteins from a single region of Phycisphaeraceae bacterium D3-23:
- a CDS encoding von Willebrand factor type A domain-containing protein gives MNREQAETLLAALVADELDEPVRGELIAYLATDASLSERLGDMRAAAGLVRAGLEAESAQLAPAGLTDAQRAELLARVEREPIAAGPVDAPPQLASADAGTENTGDTEQDTGTLPGVSVLYSFRVAGAAAACVALGVGLVGLSLPEGASMPFVSMESRNATDAPANKVFGYGYDAADDAVDAVEDAIDDVLDDASRYLHEDLAESTSDFFGDSPSRNRQPSAPPRITAMEPGLIGPLGDFDGDTSLMSGRGGLEAHGYNGGVQGGITLQGQASPFMGGGQSFDLEGLSTGAVDGWATDNGVSIDPMLADASRETVNAFEQRRGAVRFADGGTAPPDDFRSAIPDATDGLPDNGSNWAPAVVSGVAADNPFGAAPSFDLNEALSNSNPGGSNAGAGGGRGGRGGGEGFGYGVFPDEADEGRRAEGSYDRRLIPPADPAERPASSGDDLLAQARAQSTADKLAEAEEASRSGQDHLARQLYEEAALLNPNDPDIAARLAQAEGQTRPGLRPIDPLTDRAADIAITRQESAARYEQAMERAARARANGEHDAAMDAVIEARTHLNANRSAYSEAERNEMISRAARMQAGINEQRAMEEARIARESEYAQEETESVARALAEQRRAEEVQERLRNARAYQENRDYAAAIDELEAALFIDPHNEAVDTLRDLLQDVMVATEGVQLHRELDLMRSNHQLINDEAIIPYDELLTYPGEWPELTQMRLAGLEGEGGESEANQAATLALQRELTVNFENARLGAVIDYLRDTTGANITVNWPALEIPRITEDTPVTIALARVPAEQLLKLILEQAGANALKDDKLGYTIVEGIVQISTLDELKTFTEVRLYDISPLLEGKAEPQRAAAIAEIYDMIHNAVGDPDDWRDESSTLRELNGNLIIKTTPDAHREMAALLQRLMPEEEIEERVPSAIPPVNPWVLTEHDAQSTFALDTDTASYELARRTIREQAQLPAIASVRMEEFVNRFDYQYPAGRAAHDTFTVHAEAGDAPFAQDGVVLLKIGVRGRVVARDQMKPAHYVFVIDASGSMAREDRLPLVRQSLAMLLGQLGEQDTVSLVSYDTQPFLLLEYAPANQPGRILDAAATIQTGGSTNLTDGLALGYQVAARHFVSGTVNRVVLCSDGVANVGNDDAQQMLDAVDEYRRQGVTLMTVGVGVDGHSVEARVEGSEQFNDGLLEQLANRGDGRYVYLGSVADAQRQLVEDLAATRPTIAYDAKIQVHFDPARVRRYRLIGYENREIADRDFRNDAVDAGEVGSGQSATALYEIELYPDPARVGGGRSNAGAGSGGGLGTVYVRYRDAATNEVRETATALTRDIVQERSVRDDPRFYLAACAAEFAELLRESEHAADGDYYELDQTARRVAEALPLDRDAAELSELIRRSRGLPRAGQ, from the coding sequence ATGAACCGTGAACAAGCCGAAACACTGCTGGCCGCGCTGGTCGCGGATGAGCTGGACGAGCCGGTGCGTGGCGAGCTGATCGCCTACCTCGCGACGGATGCGTCTTTGTCGGAACGCCTGGGCGATATGCGTGCCGCCGCGGGTCTGGTGCGCGCCGGGCTCGAAGCCGAGTCGGCCCAGCTCGCCCCGGCCGGGCTGACCGACGCGCAGCGCGCGGAGCTGCTCGCGCGGGTCGAGCGTGAGCCGATCGCTGCCGGGCCCGTCGATGCGCCCCCGCAGTTGGCGTCGGCGGATGCGGGTACAGAAAACACCGGCGACACCGAACAGGACACCGGCACGCTTCCGGGGGTGTCGGTGCTTTACAGCTTCCGGGTGGCGGGCGCGGCCGCAGCGTGTGTCGCGCTGGGCGTCGGGCTGGTCGGGCTCTCCCTGCCCGAGGGCGCGAGCATGCCGTTCGTGTCGATGGAGAGCCGTAACGCGACCGACGCGCCGGCCAACAAGGTCTTCGGCTACGGCTATGACGCGGCCGACGACGCGGTCGATGCGGTGGAAGACGCGATCGATGATGTGCTTGACGATGCGTCGCGCTATCTGCATGAGGACCTTGCCGAGTCGACCAGCGATTTTTTCGGGGACTCGCCCTCGCGCAACCGCCAGCCGTCGGCTCCCCCGCGCATCACCGCCATGGAGCCCGGGCTGATTGGCCCCCTAGGCGACTTCGATGGCGACACATCCCTCATGTCTGGCCGAGGTGGCCTGGAGGCGCACGGCTACAACGGCGGCGTCCAAGGCGGCATCACGTTGCAAGGTCAAGCCAGTCCCTTCATGGGCGGCGGGCAGTCGTTTGACTTGGAAGGTCTCTCGACCGGCGCGGTGGACGGCTGGGCGACCGACAACGGCGTGTCGATCGACCCGATGCTCGCCGACGCTTCGCGTGAGACCGTCAACGCGTTCGAGCAACGCCGGGGCGCGGTGCGTTTCGCGGACGGCGGCACGGCACCGCCTGATGATTTTCGATCCGCCATCCCCGACGCGACCGATGGGCTGCCGGACAACGGCAGCAACTGGGCCCCGGCCGTGGTGTCGGGTGTTGCGGCCGACAACCCGTTTGGCGCCGCACCGAGCTTCGACCTCAACGAGGCGCTATCCAACAGCAACCCCGGCGGCAGCAACGCCGGGGCCGGCGGGGGCCGGGGGGGGCGCGGCGGCGGCGAGGGTTTCGGGTACGGCGTGTTCCCCGATGAAGCGGACGAGGGCCGGCGGGCCGAGGGTAGTTACGATCGGCGTCTGATTCCCCCGGCCGACCCGGCCGAGCGCCCCGCGTCGTCGGGGGACGATTTGCTAGCGCAGGCCCGCGCGCAGAGCACGGCCGACAAGCTCGCCGAGGCCGAGGAAGCCAGCCGTAGCGGGCAGGACCACCTCGCGCGGCAGCTCTACGAAGAAGCCGCATTACTCAACCCAAACGACCCGGACATCGCGGCGCGTCTCGCACAGGCCGAGGGCCAGACCCGTCCAGGCCTCCGCCCCATCGACCCGCTCACCGACCGCGCGGCCGACATCGCGATCACCCGTCAAGAGTCCGCCGCGCGTTACGAGCAGGCGATGGAACGCGCCGCCCGCGCCCGGGCCAACGGCGAGCACGACGCGGCGATGGACGCCGTGATCGAGGCCCGTACTCACCTGAACGCCAACCGCTCGGCCTACAGCGAGGCCGAGCGCAACGAGATGATCTCGCGCGCCGCGCGGATGCAGGCCGGCATCAACGAGCAACGCGCGATGGAGGAGGCCCGGATCGCGCGGGAGTCGGAATACGCTCAGGAAGAAACGGAAAGCGTCGCACGCGCGCTTGCCGAGCAGCGGCGGGCCGAAGAAGTTCAAGAACGCCTGCGCAACGCCCGCGCCTACCAGGAGAACCGCGACTACGCCGCAGCGATCGACGAGCTTGAAGCGGCGCTATTCATCGACCCGCACAACGAGGCGGTTGATACGTTGCGCGACCTGCTGCAGGACGTCATGGTGGCCACCGAGGGCGTGCAGCTGCACCGCGAGCTGGACCTCATGCGCTCCAACCACCAGCTCATCAACGACGAAGCCATCATCCCCTACGACGAGCTGCTCACCTACCCCGGCGAGTGGCCCGAGCTGACGCAGATGCGGCTGGCCGGGCTGGAAGGCGAGGGGGGCGAGTCCGAGGCCAACCAAGCGGCCACGCTCGCGCTGCAGCGCGAGCTCACGGTCAACTTCGAGAACGCCCGGCTAGGCGCAGTCATCGACTACCTCCGCGACACCACCGGCGCGAACATCACGGTGAACTGGCCGGCGCTTGAGATTCCGAGAATCACTGAAGATACGCCGGTGACGATTGCCTTGGCTCGCGTCCCTGCCGAGCAGCTGCTCAAGCTCATCCTGGAGCAGGCCGGGGCGAACGCCCTCAAGGACGACAAGCTTGGCTATACGATCGTCGAGGGCATCGTCCAGATATCCACCCTGGACGAGCTCAAGACCTTCACCGAGGTCCGGCTCTACGACATCAGTCCACTCCTCGAAGGTAAGGCCGAGCCCCAGCGGGCCGCGGCGATCGCAGAGATTTACGACATGATCCACAACGCCGTCGGCGACCCCGACGACTGGCGCGACGAATCCTCAACCCTCCGCGAGCTGAATGGCAACCTGATCATCAAGACGACACCCGACGCGCACCGCGAGATGGCGGCGCTGTTGCAGCGGCTGATGCCCGAGGAAGAAATCGAAGAGCGTGTCCCCTCCGCGATCCCGCCGGTCAACCCGTGGGTCTTGACCGAGCACGATGCGCAGTCGACCTTTGCGCTCGACACCGACACCGCGTCCTATGAGCTTGCCCGGCGGACGATCCGCGAGCAGGCGCAGCTCCCCGCCATCGCGTCGGTGCGCATGGAAGAGTTCGTCAACCGGTTCGACTACCAGTACCCGGCCGGTCGCGCTGCGCACGACACGTTCACGGTGCACGCGGAGGCGGGCGATGCGCCGTTTGCGCAGGACGGCGTAGTGCTCTTGAAGATCGGCGTGCGCGGGCGCGTGGTCGCGCGGGACCAGATGAAGCCCGCGCACTATGTGTTTGTGATCGACGCGTCGGGCTCGATGGCGCGGGAGGATCGGCTGCCGCTTGTGCGGCAGTCGCTCGCGATGCTGCTGGGCCAGCTCGGCGAGCAGGACACGGTGTCGCTCGTGAGCTACGATACCCAGCCGTTCTTACTGCTCGAATACGCCCCGGCCAACCAGCCCGGGCGCATCCTCGACGCCGCGGCGACGATCCAGACCGGCGGGTCGACCAACCTCACCGACGGGCTCGCGCTGGGCTATCAGGTCGCCGCGCGACACTTCGTGTCCGGCACGGTCAACCGCGTGGTCCTGTGCAGCGACGGCGTGGCGAACGTCGGCAACGACGATGCACAGCAAATGCTCGACGCGGTCGACGAGTACCGACGCCAGGGCGTGACGCTGATGACCGTCGGGGTCGGGGTCGATGGGCACAGCGTCGAAGCACGCGTCGAGGGCAGCGAACAGTTCAATGATGGGCTGCTCGAACAGCTCGCCAACCGCGGCGACGGGCGGTACGTCTACCTCGGGTCGGTGGCGGATGCGCAGCGGCAACTGGTCGAGGACCTCGCGGCGACCCGGCCGACGATCGCGTACGACGCGAAGATCCAGGTGCACTTCGACCCGGCGCGGGTCCGGCGGTATCGGCTGATCGGGTACGAGAACCGCGAGATCGCCGACCGCGACTTCCGCAACGACGCGGTCGACGCCGGCGAGGTCGGCAGCGGGCAGTCGGCGACAGCGCTGTACGAGATCGAACTCTACCCCGACCCCGCAAGGGTCGGCGGGGGCCGGTCCAACGCCGGCGCGGGTTCCGGGGGGGGGCTGGGCACGGTGTATGTGCGCTACCGCGATGCGGCGACGAACGAGGTGCGCGAGACGGCGACGGCGCTGACCCGCGACATCGTGCAGGAGCGCAGCGTGCGCGACGACCCGCGTTTCTACCTCGCGGCCTGCGCGGCCGAGTTCGCGGAGCTGCTGCGCGAGAGCGAGCACGCGGCGGATGGGGACTACTACGAGCTCGATCAGACGGCGCGTCGGGTGGCCGAGGCGCTGCCGCTGGACCGGGATGCGGCGGAGCTGTCGGAGCTGATCCGCCGGTCGCGCGGCCTGCCGCGGGCCGGGCAATAG